DNA from Chitinophaga pendula:
AAATAATAGGCGTCACGTTTTTCATACCCGTAATGAAGAAAGATCTTCTCCAGAGACTGTATTCCCAACTGTGGAACACCCATCGTACGGAATGCAATATGGTCATTCTCTATGTCTGATGCCTGATTGATTACCCCTTCTCTGATCATTGTGTCTATGATGGCTGCTACATCCGGCACCCGCTCCTGATAGCGGCTTATCAGGCCATTTAATACATCGTTCAGCATAACTGTAATGTTATCGTGTAGCCGTTGGCTATGCATACGCTACGGTAAAAGTAAAACTAAGTTCTGTTTTTTTCTTGTTTGACCTGCCTGTAGATCAATTATAGCATTGTGCAAAGGAATTGGCAGCCATGTCCGCAAAACGTACATCTTCCTGACGGATAAAACCTTTCGCAGGAAGTTTACCATTTACATGCAGATCAATCACGGCACAGGCAGCTCCGGCAGTAGTAAGTTGTATCGCAGTAAAGTGACGGCCATACAGCTCCTGACTATAGATCTTACGCGAGAAAGAACGCTGTACATGACGCCCATTGATCGTACCTGATACAGATACAAACACCAGTACCACATCCTGGGGGGTAAACGGAATACTGTCTTCCATGATCTCTTTCAACATATCCCGCTTTTGACCCAGCTTCAATTCGGTCAGTAATATCTTCATCAGCTGACAATGACCGGGATAACGAACCGTCTTGTAATCCAGGTTGTACACCTTACCGTCCAGTATCTCCGCCAGTGCAGATAATCCACCGGAAGTATTGAAGGCCTCATATTCGATACCGTCCAACGCAAAACGCTCGTAACCTTCCATCGGCATCACCTCCTTACGGCGGCCTTCCAGGATCGCATCACAAGGATTGCAGTATTCATTGATAAGCCCGTCTGTACTCCAGGTGAGGTTATACATCAGGCTATTAGTAGGAAACTGAGGCAATGCACCTACCCGCAGTTTTACTGTGTCAAGCGCATCAAATTGCTGTGCAATATCATAAGCGGCAATACTGATGAAACCAGGCGCCAGCCCACATTGTGGCATAAAACTTACATTGGCCGTATCCGCGATCTCCCGGATAGCATTGGTAGTCGCCACATCTTCCGTCAGATCGAAATAATGTGTGTTGCTTTCCGCTGCCGCCGCCGCAATTTTAACATTCAGAAAGTAAGGGCAGGCACTCAGTACGATATCCTGATCCTGCATTACTTCGCATAAACGGGTATGGTCGTTTACATCCAGCTGTACCGCCTGTATACCTGCACCGGCAGCACTAGCCAGTAATTGAGGATTGTTATCTGCCAGCGTTACCTGGTAACGGCCTGATTGCTGTAACAGAAAGGCAGCCGTTTCTCCTATCTTACCGGCGCCGATAATGATTGCTTTTGTCATAACGATTGTCGTGGTTTATAGAGTAGTATGATATAAAAAGAAACATACCCGCATACAGTCATACACGTCGCTATTATTGCGCTAATAACGCCAACGCGAATGTAAATACCCGCAGCTGAACATCAACAGCAATGCATAACGGCCTGCACACCATTACTGGTCGTGGCACGACACAAAAACTATAATAAACTGTAAAGGGGGAAAAAGCCATCTATCATGGCACATGCGAACAAGTGCTCCTGAGGAAGGAGAGCAATGAAAGTTGTATGTTCAGCAAATAGTTCACTATCAGCAAATATAAAAAAATATATTAGTAGAACGTCCGCCGGACAAAATTTATCTTCAAAATAGGAGAGGAGCGGAAAAAGCGAAGGAGCAGTACACTGCTCCTTCGCTTTTATCAGTATTAATATTGTTCCTTTTCATTGGGAAAATCCCGGCTTTTCACGTCTGTAATATATTGCGTGGTCGCCTTCAATATCTGCTCGTACAGGTTCAGGTAACGACGGAGAAAACGTGGCTTGAACTCCTTGTTGATGCCCAGCATATCATGCATCACCAATACTTGCCCATCCACGTGAGGCCCGGCACCAATACCGATTACCGGTATCTGCACCTTTTCCGCTACCTCTTTGGCCAACGCAGCAGGTATCTTCTCCAGCACGATCGCAAAACAGCCAGCCTCCTGCAACAATATGGCGTCGCTGATCAGCTTGCGGGCCTCCGCCTCCTCTGTAGCTCTCACCGCATAAGTACCGAATTTATAGATCGATTGCGGTGTCAGCCCAAGATGACCCATCACCGGTACACCAGCAGAAATGATCCTTTTTACCGACTCAATGATCTCCTCACCGCCTTCTATCTTAATACCGTGCGCCCCTGTCTCCTTCATAATACGGATGGTAGAATTAAGTGCTTCCTTCGAATTGCCTTGGTAAGAGCCGAAAGGTAGATCGACGATCACAAAACAACGTTTGATAGCCCGCACCACAGAGGCAGCATGATAAATCATCTGGTCCAGCGTAATAGGCAACGTAGTCTCATGACCAGCCATCACATTGGAGGCCGAATCACCTACTAATATTATATCTATTCCGGCATCATCAAAGATGCGGGCCATAGAAAAGTCATAAGCAGTAAGCATGGAGATCTTCTCTCCGTCCAGTTTCATCTTCTGTAATATATGCGTGGTCACACGCTTGATCTCTTTATGAACTGACATGGGTGTGGAATAAGGAAATGAATAAAATAATAAACGAAATGAAAAGCAGCGGGAGCTGCTTATATCAGATTTTTACTGATCTCTGTGTATAATGCCTGTATAAGACCATCCGCCAATCCGATCTTGGGAACGTAGATCTCGCCGGCATCCGCCCAGCGCATTACATTCACATAGATCTGTAAAGCCGGTACGATCACATCCGCACGGTCTTCCCGCAGGTTGTAAAGATGTATACGTTCTTCTACGGTAAAGCTGCTGAATTCTTTATAGTAATCTTTAATGGTATCAAAGGAGAGTGGTTTCCCTTCTTTTCGCTTGGATAACGAAAAGACCTTGTTGATGTTGCCGCCGGAACCTATCGCCGTTACGGGCATATGCCCTTTTAACTGCTGTTTGATAAAGTCCTTCATCTGCGTCCAATGTTCATCAGTAACCATATGCTGCAGTAGCCGGATCGTACCAATATTGAAAGATTGTTTGAATAACAACTTGCCCCTGCTGAAACAAGTCAGTTCCGTACTACCGCCACCCACATCTATATACAGATAAGACTGGGTCTTGTCCATCTGCTCCGCAATATGATTTTCATATATGTAGGACGCTTCTTCATCGCCAGTGATGACCTTGATATCAATGCCGGTCTGCTGCCTGACCTCCTGTAATATCTGCTGCGCATTCTCGGCATCACGCATCGCAGAGGTGGCACAGGCCTTCAGGTATTTCACCTCATACACCTGCAGAAGTAACTGATACGCTTTAACGGTGTTCAAAAGATCAGCGGCCTTCTTTTCTGATATACTGCCGGTATTGAATACATCAAACCCCAATCGAAGCGGAACCCTGACAAGGTTGACCTTGGTAAAATCCATTTCACCCCTGCTATTCGGAGATGCCTCCGAGATCAGCAGACGTGCAGCGTTAGATCCAATATCTATGGCAGCCAGTTTCATCCATTACAATTTTATTGTATAAATGCCGTAACGAGCCGGAAAGATAACAAAATCTGAGAAGGTATACGCAGTATTTACTTGGTAGGGGTCGGGCAGGGGCCTAAATTGCAGGAAGCGGGGAGGATAAAGGACCGGCTTACCAGCGATTATGAGGCTGGTAAGCCACCTTCATATCTTATTCAATTATCCCTATTGCGGATATTGCTTTTCATGCAGGTACTTGTAGATCTCTATCTGGGAACGGACCTTTTTATCTCCTTCCCGTTTGTACTCGTTCTTTTGCTCATTATCCAGTATACGAGCCTTTACATTGCCGCTCAGCTGTATTTTGATGATGTCTATCAGCTCCTGTTTGATATGAGGGTCCAGGATCGGCAATGCACATTCCACCCGGTGATCCAGGTTACGCACCATCCAGTCACACGAAGAGATAAACACTTTCTCCTGGCCGCCATTATGGAAAATAAACACACGGGCATGCTCCAGGTATTCGTCTACTATACTCACGGCGGAAATATTCTTTTTCCATTTTTTATTCTCCGTGTAGGCACAGCAGATACCCCGAATGATTAATTTTACGTTCACCCCTACACGCGCTGCCTCATACAGGCGGCTGATCAGTTCCGCATCAGAAAGAGAATTCAGCTTTACAGTAATAGCCGCATGCTTTTTATGCTGGGCATTTTTGATCTCCTTATCTATCAGGCGTATAAAATGACCGCGCATATTATAAGGGCTCACCGGCAGTAACTTACAGTCCTGCAGGAACTTGATATCATGCCGGGGACTCTCCAGGTAGCTGAATATGCGATTAATATCAGCCATGACGTTCCTGTTGGCTGTCAGCAGGCAATGGTCGCCGTATATATGGGCCGTCTTCTCGTTCAGGTTACCAGTGCTTATAAAGCCACATTGTACCGTCTTGGTACCGATCCGCTTCTTGATCACACATAGCTTGGCATGCACTTTCATATTCGGAATACCGATCAGCACTTTTACTCCTTCCTCTTCCAGTCTCGATTTCCAATCCAGGTTGTCTGCCTCGTTAAACCTGGCGCGAAGCTCTATCACCACGGTTACTTGTTTCCCGTTCCTTACGGCATTGATAAGGGCATTTACGATCTTGGAATTACGTGCTAGCCGGTAAGCAGTGATCTTGATACTGGTCACATTAGGATCGATAGCAGCCTCCCTCAGCAGGTCTATGATAGAGTCGAAAGAGTGATAAGGAAGGTTCAGCAGCACATCCTGTTGCTGAATAACGTGCATGACGCTGGTCGCATTCACGAACAGCGGATGTATGAATGTTTTACGGTGCTGTATCTGCTGACGGGTGAACACCGAAGCAGGGAAATCCATAAAATCCTTAAAGTTATGGATACGCGCCCCGGGAATAATATTGTCTTTACCGGATAATCCCTGCCTGCGCATCAGGTATTCGAGCAGCAACGGATCGATGTCCTTGTCATACAGGAAACGGACCGGCTTACCCTTACGACGGGCTTTCAGCCCTTTTTCTATCTGGTGGATCAGGCTGGTCGCCACATCATTGTCTATATCCAACTCCGCATCCCGGGTCACTTTAACGATATGCGCGCTGAACTTATCATAGCCAAAGTAAGAAAAGATATGTGGCAGGCAGAAACGGATCACGTCCTCCAGCAGTATAATTTCATGCTCCTCTTCCTTGGATGGCAGGATAATAAAACGAGGCAGGATGGCGGTAGGAATCTCTATCAGCGAGAATTTCTGTCTTACGGAGTTGTCCTGGCGAGCCAGTACCACAGCAAGATAGATGGATTTATCACGTAAATACGGGAAATGCTGGATACTTTCTATCATCAGCGGGATGATATTCGTACGCACCTCCTCGTTGAAGTAGTTCAGGATAAAACGTTGCTGCTCCTTATTGAGCTGTTTCTCGGTACGGATGAATATATGCTGCTCCTGCAGTTCTTCCGTAATATCCTTCCAGATGCGGTCGAATTCCCGCTGTTGTTCAATAACGATGTGCTGAATATCTTCCAGGATAGCTTCCGGGTTCTGTTCCAGGTGTACCCTGGCTGACTTGCCAAAGGCCTGCATCCTGCGAAGAGTCGCCACACGCACACGGAAGAATTCATCCAGGTTGTTACTGAAAATGCCTAAAAAGCGGATACGTTCACGAAGTGGGACCGTTTTATCTGCCGCCTCCTGCAATACACGCCCATTGAAAGACAACCAGCTGATATCGCGGGCTATCATTTTCTTCTTAGATCCGGTGTTCTTCTTCTTACTGGTTTTCGTTTCCTGAAGCATATCCGTCACGGTTATATCATCATTTGATGCACTCTTCGTCATTCGCATAGGCTAAGTTTAATAGTAAGGCATTCACATTTTTATTCATGCAACAATACATTTTTTGCTTAAGACGAGAAGTTAAATTAAAGTTACGGCAAATCAAGCAATAAACTTGCCAGGCTTCCGGTAGGAACCGGATCACTTTGCTCAGAATAAACAATATGGTTAATGCTATTTGACTGCAGGAACGTTGTCCTTATTGAACAGCGGAAGGGCGATCAGGCTTATAAAGCCCAGTACCAGCACCAGCAATGTCTGCGCCAGCCAGATAATCCAGCCGAAAGCGTAACCGATGGTAGCGTGTACGCCATAGAGTAAGAGGGTCTGTTGTACCAGCACCTGGTAAGCGCCTATACCACCCTGCGTAACGATCATCCCGATGCTGCCGAATGCCAGTACGGCCATAGCGGCTTTAACACCTAGATGACGGGTGTCCTCCAGGCAATAGAAGCCGATGTACATCATCGTAAAGTACAATACCCAGATCAGCAGGCTGTAGAAGATAAACCAGCCTTTGTTCTCCATACGGCCGATGGATAATATGCCTTCCAATACCCCCTTAGCAAGGTTGCGGACGGTAACAGCTGCTTTGGAACGCTGAAAGCGTTTATACAGGAAAAGGAAAAGGGCAGCAACAACAATGGCCACCCCGCCGATCAGCAACCACTGCCCGGTACCGGCATTTGCCAGCTTGTTTTGCAGGGGGATCCAGATATGTGATTGGAAAAAAGCACCGACAATGTCGATCTGCATCAACACCGTTACGATCATGAGAACGATCAGGCAAAGCAGGTCAATGGCCCGTTCGGCGATCATCGTACCTACCAGCTTGTCTGCCGGGATCTTCTCATAACGGGCCAGTATACCACAACGGGCCACCTCACCCAGTCGGGGTACGGCAAGGTTGGCCAGGTAGCCGACCATCACGGCAAAAAAAGTATTGAACTTACCCGGTTGGTGGCCGAGGGGTTTCATCAGCAGCCGCCAGCGGATAGCGCGGTACCAATGGCTGGCAATCCCTACCAGCATAGCAGGGATCACCAGCCAGTAATTGGCGCGTTCGAAAGCAGCGCGTATATCTGCTTTCTCTTGTGTAGTAAGATCTTTTGTAACCAGCCATATCAGCAATAAGCCAATGCCCAGGAAGACAATAAATTTCAGAATGCTTTGAAGGCGTTTCGACATAATGGTGATAGCGCTGATAAATGAGGTTTAGACTTATAATTTGTTGCCTTCTTTAGGAAATATGGCAATAGGTTCGTGCTGCTTGGCCTCCTC
Protein-coding regions in this window:
- a CDS encoding lysylphosphatidylglycerol synthase transmembrane domain-containing protein codes for the protein MSKRLQSILKFIVFLGIGLLLIWLVTKDLTTQEKADIRAAFERANYWLVIPAMLVGIASHWYRAIRWRLLMKPLGHQPGKFNTFFAVMVGYLANLAVPRLGEVARCGILARYEKIPADKLVGTMIAERAIDLLCLIVLMIVTVLMQIDIVGAFFQSHIWIPLQNKLANAGTGQWLLIGGVAIVVAALFLFLYKRFQRSKAAVTVRNLAKGVLEGILSIGRMENKGWFIFYSLLIWVLYFTMMYIGFYCLEDTRHLGVKAAMAVLAFGSIGMIVTQGGIGAYQVLVQQTLLLYGVHATIGYAFGWIIWLAQTLLVLVLGFISLIALPLFNKDNVPAVK
- the ppk1 gene encoding polyphosphate kinase 1, translating into MRMTKSASNDDITVTDMLQETKTSKKKNTGSKKKMIARDISWLSFNGRVLQEAADKTVPLRERIRFLGIFSNNLDEFFRVRVATLRRMQAFGKSARVHLEQNPEAILEDIQHIVIEQQREFDRIWKDITEELQEQHIFIRTEKQLNKEQQRFILNYFNEEVRTNIIPLMIESIQHFPYLRDKSIYLAVVLARQDNSVRQKFSLIEIPTAILPRFIILPSKEEEHEIILLEDVIRFCLPHIFSYFGYDKFSAHIVKVTRDAELDIDNDVATSLIHQIEKGLKARRKGKPVRFLYDKDIDPLLLEYLMRRQGLSGKDNIIPGARIHNFKDFMDFPASVFTRQQIQHRKTFIHPLFVNATSVMHVIQQQDVLLNLPYHSFDSIIDLLREAAIDPNVTSIKITAYRLARNSKIVNALINAVRNGKQVTVVIELRARFNEADNLDWKSRLEEEGVKVLIGIPNMKVHAKLCVIKKRIGTKTVQCGFISTGNLNEKTAHIYGDHCLLTANRNVMADINRIFSYLESPRHDIKFLQDCKLLPVSPYNMRGHFIRLIDKEIKNAQHKKHAAITVKLNSLSDAELISRLYEAARVGVNVKLIIRGICCAYTENKKWKKNISAVSIVDEYLEHARVFIFHNGGQEKVFISSCDWMVRNLDHRVECALPILDPHIKQELIDIIKIQLSGNVKARILDNEQKNEYKREGDKKVRSQIEIYKYLHEKQYPQ
- a CDS encoding Ppx/GppA phosphatase family protein; the encoded protein is MKLAAIDIGSNAARLLISEASPNSRGEMDFTKVNLVRVPLRLGFDVFNTGSISEKKAADLLNTVKAYQLLLQVYEVKYLKACATSAMRDAENAQQILQEVRQQTGIDIKVITGDEEASYIYENHIAEQMDKTQSYLYIDVGGGSTELTCFSRGKLLFKQSFNIGTIRLLQHMVTDEHWTQMKDFIKQQLKGHMPVTAIGSGGNINKVFSLSKRKEGKPLSFDTIKDYYKEFSSFTVEERIHLYNLREDRADVIVPALQIYVNVMRWADAGEIYVPKIGLADGLIQALYTEISKNLI
- a CDS encoding saccharopine dehydrogenase family protein, encoding MTKAIIIGAGKIGETAAFLLQQSGRYQVTLADNNPQLLASAAGAGIQAVQLDVNDHTRLCEVMQDQDIVLSACPYFLNVKIAAAAAESNTHYFDLTEDVATTNAIREIADTANVSFMPQCGLAPGFISIAAYDIAQQFDALDTVKLRVGALPQFPTNSLMYNLTWSTDGLINEYCNPCDAILEGRRKEVMPMEGYERFALDGIEYEAFNTSGGLSALAEILDGKVYNLDYKTVRYPGHCQLMKILLTELKLGQKRDMLKEIMEDSIPFTPQDVVLVFVSVSGTINGRHVQRSFSRKIYSQELYGRHFTAIQLTTAGAACAVIDLHVNGKLPAKGFIRQEDVRFADMAANSFAQCYN
- the panB gene encoding 3-methyl-2-oxobutanoate hydroxymethyltransferase — its product is MSVHKEIKRVTTHILQKMKLDGEKISMLTAYDFSMARIFDDAGIDIILVGDSASNVMAGHETTLPITLDQMIYHAASVVRAIKRCFVIVDLPFGSYQGNSKEALNSTIRIMKETGAHGIKIEGGEEIIESVKRIISAGVPVMGHLGLTPQSIYKFGTYAVRATEEAEARKLISDAILLQEAGCFAIVLEKIPAALAKEVAEKVQIPVIGIGAGPHVDGQVLVMHDMLGINKEFKPRFLRRYLNLYEQILKATTQYITDVKSRDFPNEKEQY